The Mastomys coucha isolate ucsf_1 unplaced genomic scaffold, UCSF_Mcou_1 pScaffold11, whole genome shotgun sequence genome includes a window with the following:
- the Calcoco1 gene encoding calcium-binding and coiled-coil domain-containing protein 1: MEESSLSRAPSRCGVNFLNVARTYIPNTKVECHYTLPPGTMPSASDWIGIFKVEAACVRDYHTFVWSSVPESTTDGSPTHASVQFQASYLPKPGAQLYQFRYVNRQGRVCGQSPPFQFREPRPMDELVTLEEADGGSDILLVVPKATVLQNQLDESQQERNDLMQLKLQLEDQVTELRSRVQELEAALATARREHSELTEQYKGLSRSHGELSEERDILSQQQGEHVARILELEDDIQTMSDKVLMKEVELDRVRDTVKALTREQEKLLRQLKEFQTDKEQHEAELQMVREENCCLNTELQEAKGRQEEQGAQVQRLKDKLAHMKDTLGQAQQKVAELEPLKEQLRGVQELAASNQQKAALLGEELASAAGARDRTIAELHRSRLEVAEVNGRLAELSLHVKEEKCQWNKERAGLLQSMEAEKDKILKLSAEILRLEKTVQEERSQTHTLKTELAREKDSSLVQLSESKRELTELRSALRVLQKEKEQLQTEKQELLEYMRKLEARLEKVADEKWTEDAATEDEEASAGLSCPAALTDSEDESPEDMRLPSYGLCERGNTSSSPPGPQEASSLVVINQPAPIAPQLSGPGEASSSDSEAEDEKSVLMAAVQSGGEEANLLLPELGSAFYDVASAFTVSSLSEASTGVPANPPWKECPICKERFPAESDKDALEGHMDGHFFFSTQDPFTFE; the protein is encoded by the exons gtggAAGCTGCCTGTGTTCGGGATTATCACACATTTGTATGGTCCTCAGTGCCAGAAAGTACAACTGATGGCTCCCCCACCCACGCCAGTGTCCAATTCCAAG CCAGCTACCTACCCAAACCAGGAGCCCAACTCTACCAGTTCCGGTATGTGAACCGCCAGGGCCGGGTGTGTGGGCAGAGCCCCCCATTCCAGTTCCGAGAGCCAAGGCCCATGGATGAGCTGGTGACCCTGGAGGAGGCTGATGGAGGCTCTGACATCCTGTTGGTTGTCCCTAAGGCTACCGTGCTTCag AACCAGCTGGATGAGAGCCAGCAGGAGCGGAATGACCTGATGCAGCTGAAGCTGCAGTTGGAGGATCAGGTGACAGAGCTGAGGAGCCGAgtgcaggagctggaggcagctcTGGCCACAGCCAGGCGGGAGCATTCGGAGCTCACTGAGCAATACAAG GGGCTCTCCCGGTCTCATGGGGAGCTCTCAGAAGAGAGGGACATCCTGAGCCAGCAGCAGGGAGAGCATGTGGCCCGTATCCTGGAGTTAGAGGATGACATCCAGACCATGAGTGACAAAGTGCTGATGAAGGAGGTGGAGCTGGACAG GGTTAGAGACACAGTGAAGGCCCTGACAAGGGAACAAGAAAAGCTCCTGAGACAACTGAAGGAATTCCAGACAGACAAGGAGCAGCATGAG GCTGAGTTACAAATGGTCCGAGAGGAGAACTGCTGCTTAAATACAGAGCTGCAGGAGGCCAAGGGCCGGCAAGAAGAGCAAGGTGCTCAGGTCCAACGGTTGAAGGACAAGTTGGCCCACATGAAAGACACCCTGGGCCAAGCCCAGCAGAAAGTG GCCGAGCTGGAGCCCCTGAAAGAGCAGCTCCGAGGGGTCCAGGAACTTGCAGCCTCAAACCAACAGAAAGCGGCCCTTCTTGGGGAGGAGTTGGCCAGTGCAGCAGGAGCTAGAGACCGAACCATAGCTGAGCTGCACCGCAGCCGACTGGAGGTAGCTGAAGTCAATGGCCGACTGGCTGAGCTCAGCCTGCACGTGAAGGAGGAAAAGTGCCAATGGAACAAGGAACGGGCAGGGCTGTTGCAGAGCATGGAG GCTGAGAAGGATAAGATCCTGAAGCTGAGTGCGGAGATTCTCCGGCTGGAGAAGACAGTACAGGAGGAGAGGAGCCAGACCCACACACTCAAGACTGAGCTGGCCCGAGAAAAGGATTCTAGCCTG GTGCAGTTGTCAGAGAGTAAGCGGGAGCTCACAGAGCTTCGGTCAGCCCTCCGTGTGcttcagaaggagaaagagcagtTGCAGACAGAGAAACAG gaactgctggagtacatgaGGAAGCTGGAGGCCCGCCTGGAGAAGGTGGCAGATGAGAAGTGGACGGAAGATGCTGCCACAGAAGACGAGGAAGCCAGTGCTGGGCTGA GCTGCCCTGCAGCTCTGACAGACTCAGAGGATGAGTCCCCAGAAGACATGCGGCTCCCATCCTATGGCTTGTGTGAGCGTGGAAAcacaagctcctctcctcctgggCCTCAGGAGGCTTCTTCTCTTGTTGTCATCAACCAGCCAGCACCCATTGCTCCCCAGCTCTCAGGGCCAGGGGAGGCCAGCAGCTCAGACTCA GAGGCTGAAGATGAGAAGTCAGTCTTGATGGCAGCTGTGCAGAGTGGGGGTGAGGAAGccaacctcctacttcctgagcTCGGCAGTGCCTTCTATGACGTGGCCAG tGCCTTTACAGTGAGTTCCCTGTCAGAGGCCAGCACTGGGGTCCCAGCCAACCCACCATGGAAGGAATGTCCCATCTGCAAGGAGCGCTTCCCTGCTGAGAGTGACAAGGATGCCCTGGAGGGTCACATGGATGGACATTTCTTTTTCAGCACCCAGGACCCTTTCACCTTTGAGTGA